The Desulfitobacterium chlororespirans DSM 11544 genome window below encodes:
- a CDS encoding RidA family protein, protein MSINVLHTDKAPAAIGPYSQGIKVGNLVFTSGQLPLNPVTGELEADIRQATRQSLENVKNILESAGTSLDKVVKVVVFLRDMNDFAAMNEIYGTFFTTNPPARSAVQVARLPKDAIIEIEAIALAD, encoded by the coding sequence ATGTCTATCAATGTTTTACACACCGATAAGGCTCCTGCCGCTATCGGTCCCTATTCCCAAGGAATCAAAGTGGGAAATTTGGTGTTCACTTCAGGGCAATTACCACTTAATCCTGTGACCGGTGAACTAGAAGCCGATATACGTCAAGCGACCCGACAATCCTTGGAAAATGTAAAGAACATCTTAGAGAGTGCCGGGACCTCCCTGGATAAAGTGGTTAAAGTGGTGGTTTTTCTGAGAGATATGAACGATTTTGCCGCCATGAATGAAATCTACGGAACCTTCTTTACAACGAATCCGCCTGCCCGTTCAGCAGTACAAGTAGCCCGCCTCCCCAAAGATGCCATCATTGAGATTGAAGCCATTGCTTTAGCCGACTAA
- a CDS encoding tryptophanase, producing the protein MAIKYVPEPFRIKVVEPLRMLTQEEREEKIAKANYNLFNLKGEDCYIDLLTDSGTNAMSQEQWAGVMRGDEAYAGASSYFKLMEAGKDIFGFGYIQPVHQGRAAEKVVFPLLLSEGKFAISNMFFDTTRAHVILSGARPIDCVVEEAKDPSKRAPFKGNMDVAKMEEVIKEKGPENIGLVVMTITNNSAGGQPVSMKNLREVSALAKKYGIPMCIDAARYAENAHFIKRDESEYKDVSIKDIVREMFSYGELFTMSAKKDTIVNMGGLLGVKDADSPLVLKIKANCISYEGFFTYGGLSGRDMEALAIGLYEGIDENYLRYRIGQMEYLAARLDDAGIAYQSPVGGHGVFVDAAAMFPHIPYYEFPAQVLCVELYKEAGIRTCDIGSYMLGNDPDTGEQLKADFEFSRLAIPRRVYTQAHLDIMADALIEIKNRANTIKRGYKITWEPPILRHFQASLAPIE; encoded by the coding sequence ATGGCAATCAAGTATGTACCCGAACCGTTTCGTATTAAGGTGGTAGAACCCTTGCGGATGCTTACCCAAGAAGAAAGAGAAGAGAAAATCGCCAAGGCTAATTACAACCTTTTCAACTTAAAAGGAGAGGATTGCTACATCGATTTGCTAACTGACTCCGGAACCAATGCTATGAGCCAGGAGCAGTGGGCTGGTGTGATGAGAGGCGATGAGGCCTACGCTGGAGCTTCCAGCTACTTTAAACTCATGGAAGCGGGCAAGGATATTTTTGGCTTTGGCTATATCCAGCCTGTTCACCAAGGTCGGGCAGCAGAGAAAGTTGTCTTCCCCTTATTGCTCAGCGAAGGTAAATTTGCAATTTCCAATATGTTTTTTGATACCACTCGCGCTCATGTCATCTTGTCTGGTGCCAGACCTATTGACTGCGTAGTAGAAGAAGCCAAAGATCCATCAAAACGCGCTCCCTTTAAAGGAAATATGGACGTTGCCAAGATGGAAGAAGTGATCAAGGAAAAGGGTCCGGAAAACATTGGTTTGGTTGTCATGACCATCACCAACAACTCTGCCGGCGGACAACCCGTCTCCATGAAAAATCTTCGTGAAGTTTCTGCTTTAGCTAAAAAATATGGTATTCCTATGTGCATCGACGCAGCCCGCTATGCGGAAAATGCTCACTTCATCAAACGGGATGAATCAGAATACAAGGACGTATCCATTAAAGACATTGTTCGTGAAATGTTCAGCTATGGTGAGCTCTTCACTATGTCAGCTAAGAAAGACACTATCGTCAATATGGGCGGCCTCCTTGGTGTTAAAGATGCCGATTCGCCGCTGGTCTTAAAAATCAAAGCTAATTGCATTAGCTATGAAGGCTTCTTCACTTATGGCGGTCTTTCCGGTCGCGATATGGAAGCACTGGCCATCGGTCTCTACGAAGGAATCGATGAAAACTATCTCCGTTACCGGATTGGTCAAATGGAATACCTGGCAGCTCGCTTAGATGATGCCGGTATTGCCTATCAGTCCCCGGTCGGCGGCCACGGCGTGTTTGTAGATGCTGCTGCGATGTTCCCCCATATTCCTTACTATGAGTTTCCTGCTCAAGTTCTTTGCGTGGAGCTTTATAAAGAAGCCGGCATTCGGACTTGTGACATTGGTTCCTATATGCTGGGCAACGACCCGGATACCGGAGAACAGTTAAAGGCCGACTTTGAATTCAGCCGCCTTGCCATACCGCGCCGCGTTTACACCCAAGCCCATCTTGACATTATGGCTGATGCCTTGATAGAAATTAAGAATCGGGCCAACACCATTAAGCGCGGATATAAAATCACTTGGGAACCCCCCATTCTGCGTCACTTCCAGGCATCACTGGCACCCATCGAATAA
- a CDS encoding amino acid permease — MSNQENGMHRGLKNRHIQMIALGGAIGTGLFYGSAATIELAGPAITFSYLIGGLVIFFIMRMLGEMAVDEPVSGSFSHFAYKYWGEFPGFLSGWNYWFNYIVVSMAELTAVGIYINFWFPDIPHWLTALVCLVLITLLNLISVGTFGEFEFWFAIVKVVAIIGMIVFGLFLIFSGINGEATGFDNLWIHGGFIPNGMIGILLSLVPVMFSFGGIELIGITAGEADNPKKSIPKAINQVMWRILIFYVGALSVLMVLYPWNQVGADGSPFVMIFSKIGIPAAATILNVVVLTAALSVYNSGVYSNGRMLYSLAMQGNAPKLFTKLNKRGIPVAGVLVSSGITLVGVILNFLLPGKIFTYLMAVAIIAAVITWTTIIIVNLKFRKAKIAQGEGDALHFKTPLHPYTNYFCAAFLVMIVILMAFTESMKMAVWVLPIWLLILWISFKIKKSRESK; from the coding sequence ATGAGCAACCAAGAAAACGGTATGCACCGCGGTCTAAAAAACCGGCATATCCAAATGATCGCTCTAGGAGGAGCGATTGGCACAGGTCTTTTTTACGGTTCTGCTGCAACGATTGAACTGGCCGGTCCCGCAATCACATTTTCCTATCTTATTGGTGGATTAGTTATCTTTTTCATCATGAGAATGTTAGGGGAAATGGCCGTTGATGAACCTGTTTCCGGATCGTTCAGTCACTTTGCCTATAAGTATTGGGGGGAATTTCCCGGATTTCTTTCAGGTTGGAATTATTGGTTCAATTATATCGTCGTAAGCATGGCTGAATTGACTGCCGTCGGGATCTATATCAATTTCTGGTTCCCTGACATTCCTCACTGGCTAACTGCCCTGGTATGCCTCGTCCTCATTACTCTGCTTAACCTTATTAGTGTCGGCACCTTTGGTGAATTTGAATTCTGGTTTGCGATTGTTAAAGTTGTGGCAATTATCGGCATGATTGTCTTCGGATTATTTCTTATCTTCTCTGGAATCAACGGTGAAGCTACAGGATTTGATAACCTTTGGATTCACGGCGGGTTTATTCCCAACGGCATGATTGGCATTTTGCTCTCTTTGGTACCTGTCATGTTCAGCTTTGGCGGAATTGAGCTCATTGGCATCACGGCCGGTGAAGCTGATAACCCGAAAAAATCCATTCCTAAAGCCATCAACCAAGTTATGTGGAGAATTCTTATTTTCTATGTGGGAGCCTTATCTGTCCTGATGGTTCTTTATCCCTGGAATCAAGTGGGTGCTGACGGAAGTCCCTTCGTTATGATCTTCTCGAAAATTGGCATTCCCGCGGCTGCCACCATCCTCAATGTCGTTGTTCTGACCGCTGCCCTTTCCGTGTACAACAGCGGCGTCTACAGCAATGGACGCATGCTGTACAGCCTGGCTATGCAAGGCAATGCTCCGAAGCTTTTTACCAAATTAAACAAACGGGGTATTCCTGTCGCCGGAGTGCTGGTCTCTTCGGGAATTACCTTAGTCGGTGTTATTCTCAACTTCCTGTTGCCCGGCAAAATCTTTACGTATCTCATGGCTGTAGCGATCATTGCCGCAGTTATTACCTGGACTACAATTATTATCGTAAACCTTAAATTCCGCAAGGCAAAAATTGCTCAGGGTGAAGGCGATGCTCTTCACTTTAAGACTCCCCTACACCCTTACACAAACTATTTTTGCGCCGCCTTCCTTGTAATGATTGTCATCCTTATGGCGTTTACTGAAAGCATGAAAATGGCTGTATGGGTGCTTCCCATTTGGTTGCTCATCCTCTGGATCAGCTTCAAAATCAAAAAATCAAGAGAAAGCAAATAA
- a CDS encoding sigma 54-interacting transcriptional regulator produces the protein MESLEFIVRIDFIDRPGLGYDIFLRFEDHNADKIVMEVTHGHHMMIKFRCSHQEKLATLIQDLLTVRGVVSVKLADYMPYEKREQELKTILDLVSEGIIAVNTNHEVTHINEVAARIFHTTPEKALNQDAELLFEANAPIFETLKTGIPYSLKERKIRRNQKLIHFLTSGVPIFNKKGQIIGGVMTIKDFRQVEELLSKVERKPQSISFDTIIYESRRMRELIETAKTVARGTSTILLRGESGTGKELFAKAIHAESPRSQQAFIPINCAALPDTLLESELFGYEEGSFTGATKGGKKGLFEQAHGGTLFLDEIGEITPQVQVRLLRVLQEGTIRRVGGSKEIPVDVRIIAATHRNLEELIDKGQFREDLYYRLNVIPLHIPSLRERPEDIPLIAQVLTRKIARKLGKSEVHLTKESTDLLMAQKWPGNVRQLENLLERIINLNSNSEIKPDSFYEWADLAPAIPVSESESTAHQLIIPFGEPWPPLKDIVAQVERQVLLKVLAEHPSSRKAGKILGVSNTTILNKMNSYGLGKMDEPEG, from the coding sequence ATGGAATCCCTGGAATTTATCGTACGCATCGACTTTATTGATCGCCCGGGTCTTGGTTATGATATATTTCTGCGTTTTGAAGATCATAACGCTGATAAAATCGTCATGGAAGTCACCCATGGGCACCACATGATGATTAAATTCCGTTGCTCCCATCAGGAAAAATTGGCTACTCTCATTCAGGACCTTCTCACCGTTCGAGGTGTCGTATCCGTGAAGCTGGCCGATTACATGCCTTATGAGAAGCGCGAGCAGGAATTAAAAACGATTCTCGATTTAGTAAGCGAAGGCATTATCGCGGTTAATACCAACCATGAAGTAACTCATATTAATGAGGTTGCGGCACGGATCTTTCATACCACTCCGGAGAAAGCTCTAAACCAGGATGCTGAACTTTTGTTTGAAGCAAATGCTCCGATTTTTGAAACCCTGAAAACAGGAATCCCTTATAGCCTAAAAGAACGTAAAATCCGCAGAAATCAGAAATTAATTCATTTCTTGACCAGTGGCGTCCCCATCTTCAACAAAAAAGGACAAATCATTGGCGGAGTCATGACCATCAAGGATTTTCGTCAAGTGGAAGAGCTCCTTTCCAAAGTCGAACGCAAGCCCCAATCCATATCTTTTGACACTATCATCTATGAGAGCCGGCGGATGAGAGAGCTCATTGAGACTGCTAAAACAGTAGCACGGGGGACTTCAACCATATTGCTGCGGGGGGAAAGCGGCACAGGAAAGGAATTGTTCGCCAAAGCTATTCATGCCGAAAGCCCGCGTTCCCAACAAGCCTTCATCCCTATTAATTGTGCGGCTTTACCGGATACCTTATTGGAGAGCGAACTCTTTGGTTACGAGGAAGGCTCCTTTACCGGAGCAACTAAAGGGGGCAAAAAAGGGCTTTTCGAGCAAGCCCACGGGGGCACCCTTTTCCTCGATGAGATCGGGGAAATCACGCCTCAGGTTCAGGTGCGCTTGCTTAGAGTATTGCAGGAAGGAACGATTCGCCGTGTCGGAGGTTCAAAAGAAATTCCTGTGGATGTACGAATCATTGCCGCCACTCACCGCAATCTCGAGGAATTAATTGATAAAGGACAATTCAGAGAAGACCTTTACTATCGTCTCAATGTGATTCCCCTGCATATTCCCTCACTGCGGGAGAGACCTGAAGATATCCCTTTAATCGCCCAAGTCTTAACCCGAAAGATTGCCAGAAAGCTTGGCAAATCCGAAGTGCACCTCACCAAGGAAAGCACGGATTTGCTCATGGCTCAGAAGTGGCCCGGCAATGTTCGTCAACTGGAGAATCTCCTGGAGAGAATCATTAATTTAAATTCGAACTCAGAGATCAAGCCCGATTCCTTCTATGAGTGGGCAGACTTGGCTCCGGCGATTCCTGTGTCTGAATCCGAAAGCACAGCTCATCAACTTATCATTCCTTTTGGCGAACCCTGGCCTCCCCTTAAAGACATTGTTGCTCAAGTGGAACGTCAAGTTTTACTTAAGGTGCTGGCGGAACATCCCTCTTCGCGTAAGGCGGGTAAAATACTGGGCGTTTCCAATACAACCATTTTAAATAAAATGAATTCCTATGGACTTGGCAAGATGGATGAACCCGAGGGATAA
- a CDS encoding glutamine synthetase III: MDFFGKNVFNDAVMRERLPKNTYKALHKTIDEGLPLQLEVAEVVANAMKDWAIENGATHYTHWFQPMTGFTAEKHDSFISPTSDGKVIMEFSGKELIKGEPDASSFPNGGIRSTFEARGYTAWDCTSPAFLREDAGKVILCIPTAFCSYTGEALDKKTPLLRSMETISKQALRILRLFGNTTAKRVTPTVGAEQEYFLIEKKYHQKRLDLMLTGRTLFGVLPPKGQEMEDHYFGIINERVTAFMQEVNIELWKLGVLAKTQHKEAAPGQYEIAPIFTSTNIATDHNQIIMDTLHKVANRHGLACLLHEKPFAGVNGSGKHNNWSLSTDEGVNLLEPGKTPHENAQFLTFICAVIKAVDEYADLLRASAANSGNDHRLGANEAPPAIISIFLGDELSDIIEQLKNGKPNSSKQGGELTIGVSTLPSLPKDSTDRNRTSPFAFTGNKFEFRMVPSSLSIAGPNVVINTIVAEVLSRMADRLEKAEDFHGELQAILQEIAIHHSRVIFDGNGYSEEWVKEAAGRGLPNLSSTVEAISALISEKTIELFKHHGVFSATELHSRYEIYLEQYSKTINIEALTMVDVAKRQILPAVMRYSTELAHSINTIRTADPEAEVLAQRSLLNEISPLLKELSFKTKALQDATCAAKQLHGDAYKQGIYYRDVVFKAMNELRQTADQLEVLVDYDMWPLPSYTKMLFRL, translated from the coding sequence ATGGATTTCTTCGGTAAAAATGTATTTAATGACGCCGTGATGCGTGAGAGATTACCCAAAAATACCTATAAGGCACTCCACAAAACCATTGATGAAGGCCTTCCCCTGCAATTAGAAGTGGCCGAAGTAGTAGCTAACGCTATGAAGGATTGGGCAATTGAAAATGGGGCAACCCATTATACTCACTGGTTCCAGCCCATGACCGGTTTTACCGCGGAAAAACACGACTCATTTATTTCCCCCACCAGTGACGGCAAAGTAATTATGGAGTTTTCCGGTAAAGAGCTGATCAAAGGTGAACCTGATGCTTCCTCCTTCCCTAACGGCGGAATCCGTTCCACCTTTGAAGCCAGAGGGTATACTGCCTGGGATTGCACTTCACCGGCCTTTTTACGAGAGGATGCAGGCAAAGTTATCCTTTGCATTCCTACCGCTTTCTGTTCCTATACCGGGGAGGCCTTAGATAAAAAAACCCCCCTCCTCCGTTCCATGGAAACCATCTCTAAACAAGCCCTGCGTATCCTGCGCTTATTCGGCAACACCACAGCCAAACGGGTTACTCCTACAGTCGGTGCCGAACAAGAGTACTTTCTCATCGAAAAAAAATACCATCAAAAACGTCTGGATCTCATGCTTACAGGCCGAACCCTATTCGGTGTTCTTCCTCCCAAAGGTCAGGAAATGGAAGACCATTATTTCGGCATCATCAATGAGCGCGTTACCGCTTTTATGCAGGAAGTCAATATCGAGCTCTGGAAGCTGGGTGTCCTGGCCAAAACCCAACATAAAGAAGCAGCACCCGGCCAATATGAGATTGCTCCTATATTCACCAGTACAAATATTGCCACAGACCATAATCAAATCATCATGGATACTTTGCACAAAGTAGCTAACCGCCATGGCCTGGCCTGTCTTCTTCATGAAAAACCCTTTGCCGGTGTCAACGGTTCAGGCAAACACAACAACTGGTCTTTAAGCACCGATGAAGGAGTTAATCTGCTGGAGCCCGGTAAGACACCCCATGAAAACGCACAGTTCCTGACCTTTATTTGTGCCGTCATCAAGGCTGTGGATGAATATGCCGACCTTTTGCGGGCATCCGCAGCCAACTCTGGCAATGATCATCGTCTGGGAGCCAATGAAGCTCCCCCCGCCATCATTTCCATTTTCCTTGGTGATGAATTATCCGACATTATCGAGCAGCTTAAAAACGGCAAACCCAATTCATCCAAACAGGGCGGCGAACTGACCATTGGCGTATCCACCTTGCCGTCCCTGCCCAAGGATTCTACAGACCGCAACCGGACCTCTCCCTTTGCCTTTACCGGCAATAAATTTGAATTCCGTATGGTTCCCTCTTCCCTTTCCATTGCCGGTCCTAATGTAGTGATCAACACTATCGTCGCTGAAGTGCTCTCGCGAATGGCTGACCGTTTGGAAAAAGCCGAGGATTTCCATGGAGAGCTTCAAGCTATCCTTCAAGAAATCGCCATCCATCATTCCCGTGTCATCTTTGATGGCAACGGTTACTCTGAAGAATGGGTTAAGGAGGCCGCAGGGCGGGGGCTGCCCAATCTCTCTTCCACAGTGGAAGCCATTTCCGCCCTGATCAGTGAAAAAACCATTGAACTCTTTAAACATCACGGCGTCTTCAGTGCCACCGAACTCCACTCCCGTTATGAAATTTATTTGGAACAATACTCCAAAACCATCAATATTGAAGCCCTGACCATGGTGGATGTTGCCAAGCGCCAAATTCTCCCCGCCGTCATGCGTTATTCCACAGAACTGGCTCATTCTATCAATACCATCCGCACAGCGGACCCTGAAGCAGAGGTACTGGCCCAAAGGTCTTTACTCAACGAAATATCCCCTTTGCTCAAGGAACTCAGTTTTAAAACCAAAGCTCTTCAAGATGCAACCTGTGCAGCAAAACAGCTTCACGGAGACGCCTATAAGCAAGGCATCTATTACCGGGACGTGGTCTTTAAAGCCATGAATGAACTGCGCCAGACAGCTGACCAACTGGAAGTACTTGTGGACTATGACATGTGGCCCTTGCCTTCCTACACTAAAATGCTGTTTAGACTATAG
- a CDS encoding methyl-accepting chemotaxis protein has translation MVFSIRQKITAVILFAALIPTALLGYFSYRGANNALENELKNTAEQSMQRIQDSTTLYLEGYEQNLKRLGMEEGILIAALQGESEEALQSFQLYKESNPDILNIYLGTKSTDMIVYPAAELPPGFDPTATDWYRQAANSGQLIWTEPYVDTATKRLVVSAAKPVLDPSTKEVIGVVGVDIALDTLSVLVGDMKIGRQGYIFLLDQSGKIMTHPDPTLIGEEIPVEELKKAVVQEQGIVDYTYGGEEQFSVFATYPKTQWKFVGVLGYNEINEAVFQILRNTIIYCVVFAALAIVFGIFATRGFTKAIKALFAYSEKIGSGDFTVRAKALSRDETGVLTNTLNQMVIQLAGLIGNIKHVAEEMNTSAETLAASAEETMASSEEINATAAQIAGGASEQAVQAEKGTRMVTALATKIQTLGANSVEMVNSSMDAKQANERGLQSVEHLRVKTEDSSLAVDQISEVIRNLDGKSQAIGSILAAITNIAEQTNLLALNASIEAARAGEAGRGFSVVADEIRKLAEQSAQSVQGIQGIVEDIQRESYHAVGVMKEVKNHSAATVQSVADVNQSFAEISQAMDGIREKIAHTTALIQEMTTDSNQVVDVIQNISAVTEETAAASEEVSASMEQTAGAFSNVVKTAEELEQLAGKLSLEIARFKI, from the coding sequence ATGGTTTTCTCGATTAGACAAAAGATAACGGCAGTCATACTTTTTGCAGCCCTGATCCCTACAGCGTTGCTGGGGTACTTTAGCTACAGGGGAGCGAATAATGCGCTGGAAAATGAGCTTAAGAATACAGCAGAACAATCCATGCAGCGTATACAAGATTCCACGACATTGTATCTTGAAGGATATGAACAAAATCTTAAACGGTTGGGAATGGAAGAAGGTATCCTGATTGCCGCCTTGCAGGGGGAAAGTGAGGAGGCTTTGCAGAGCTTCCAACTTTATAAAGAAAGTAACCCTGACATCTTGAATATTTATTTAGGAACAAAGAGTACGGACATGATTGTGTACCCCGCGGCAGAGTTACCTCCGGGTTTTGATCCAACGGCCACGGATTGGTACCGGCAGGCGGCAAACAGCGGGCAGCTTATTTGGACCGAACCCTATGTGGATACAGCGACAAAAAGGTTAGTGGTGTCAGCGGCCAAACCTGTCCTGGACCCATCCACAAAGGAAGTAATCGGGGTGGTGGGCGTTGATATTGCACTCGATACGTTGAGTGTTTTAGTTGGGGATATGAAAATTGGCCGTCAGGGCTATATCTTCCTTTTGGATCAAAGCGGCAAAATTATGACGCATCCTGACCCTACCCTGATTGGGGAAGAGATCCCTGTGGAAGAACTTAAGAAGGCCGTGGTTCAGGAACAAGGAATTGTCGATTATACATATGGTGGAGAAGAACAATTCAGTGTCTTTGCTACTTACCCCAAGACCCAGTGGAAATTCGTTGGCGTATTGGGATATAACGAGATCAATGAAGCGGTCTTCCAAATCCTCAGAAACACTATTATCTATTGTGTAGTTTTTGCCGCATTAGCTATAGTTTTTGGAATATTTGCCACCCGTGGCTTTACTAAAGCCATTAAAGCCTTGTTTGCCTATAGCGAGAAAATTGGTTCCGGAGATTTCACAGTTCGAGCCAAGGCCCTGTCCCGGGATGAAACCGGTGTCTTGACCAACACCTTAAATCAAATGGTTATCCAGTTGGCGGGTCTGATCGGAAATATTAAGCATGTTGCTGAAGAGATGAATACTTCTGCTGAAACGTTGGCAGCCAGTGCCGAGGAGACGATGGCATCCAGTGAAGAGATCAATGCCACGGCAGCTCAGATTGCCGGCGGTGCTTCCGAACAAGCGGTTCAGGCGGAAAAAGGTACCCGAATGGTTACGGCACTTGCCACAAAAATTCAAACCCTCGGGGCGAACTCGGTGGAAATGGTTAACTCCTCCATGGATGCAAAACAGGCCAATGAGCGAGGGCTGCAGTCGGTTGAGCATTTGCGTGTAAAGACGGAAGACAGCAGCTTAGCTGTTGATCAAATCAGTGAAGTGATCCGTAATCTTGATGGTAAATCCCAAGCTATTGGCAGTATTCTTGCTGCAATTACAAATATTGCAGAGCAAACCAATCTCTTGGCTTTAAATGCTTCCATTGAAGCTGCCCGAGCCGGAGAGGCCGGTCGGGGATTCTCCGTGGTGGCAGATGAGATCCGTAAGCTTGCTGAGCAATCTGCCCAATCGGTCCAAGGGATTCAGGGGATTGTGGAAGATATTCAGCGGGAGAGCTATCATGCGGTGGGCGTGATGAAAGAAGTGAAGAATCACTCCGCAGCCACTGTGCAATCCGTGGCGGATGTCAACCAATCCTTTGCTGAGATATCTCAAGCGATGGATGGGATTAGAGAAAAAATCGCTCATACTACGGCTTTGATTCAAGAAATGACCACGGATTCCAATCAAGTTGTCGATGTAATTCAGAATATCTCCGCAGTAACCGAGGAAACCGCTGCCGCATCAGAAGAAGTGAGTGCATCCATGGAGCAAACAGCCGGTGCCTTTAGTAATGTAGTCAAAACGGCAGAAGAGCTTGAGCAGCTGGCCGGAAAATTAAGTCTGGAAATTGCCCGATTCAAAATTTAA
- a CDS encoding manganese catalase family protein, translating to MFKHIKDMEYTVRVDRPDPRFANLLLEQFGGPHGELKAAMQYFTQAVGCNDPKIRDMLQDIAAEELSHFEMVGECIAMLLGPTDKVSRDFPAIHMAILTGGPILTNAMGIPWSASYIETTGDIYADLASNASAELRAKLIYERLLQQTDDAGVKDMVRFLLSREEAHNFSFLQAIETLKGTGVDANFRDTEFTKKYMNLSTGAGDSRGPWNQGNGIQYEENPNEKYGGPAGYGQDRSAGGKGEMGPGYDDSRRNNPQYTQPKAPTPNVAGQEKPVH from the coding sequence ATGTTTAAACATATTAAAGACATGGAATATACTGTCCGTGTCGATCGCCCCGATCCTCGTTTTGCCAATCTTCTGCTTGAACAGTTTGGTGGCCCCCATGGAGAATTAAAAGCAGCGATGCAATATTTCACTCAAGCTGTTGGCTGCAACGATCCGAAGATTCGGGATATGCTGCAGGATATCGCCGCAGAAGAACTGAGCCATTTTGAAATGGTGGGAGAATGCATTGCCATGCTGCTTGGTCCGACGGATAAAGTATCTCGTGATTTTCCGGCGATTCATATGGCGATCTTAACAGGCGGTCCGATCTTGACTAACGCTATGGGTATTCCTTGGAGCGCAAGCTATATAGAGACCACCGGTGACATCTATGCGGATCTAGCCTCTAATGCATCGGCTGAACTGCGGGCGAAACTCATTTATGAGCGGTTACTCCAGCAAACCGATGACGCCGGCGTAAAAGATATGGTGCGATTTCTCCTCAGCCGGGAAGAAGCCCATAACTTCTCTTTCCTGCAGGCTATCGAAACCCTTAAAGGAACTGGGGTAGACGCGAATTTCAGAGATACCGAGTTTACGAAGAAGTATATGAATCTATCCACCGGTGCAGGGGATTCCCGTGGTCCATGGAATCAAGGCAATGGCATCCAATATGAAGAGAATCCCAATGAAAAGTACGGTGGGCCAGCGGGATATGGTCAGGATCGTAGCGCAGGCGGCAAGGGAGAAATGGGTCCTGGCTATGATGACAGCAGGCGTAATAATCCTCAGTACACTCAGCCCAAAGCCCCTACCCCTAATGTAGCGGGACAGGAAAAACCGGTGCACTAA
- a CDS encoding CooT family nickel-binding protein, with product MCEANAYLKDGVEEVLFMEAVDIIEPHDEGLKLVDIYGKQKFIRASIKDMNLLNHRIVLEKG from the coding sequence ATGTGTGAAGCAAATGCTTATTTGAAAGATGGTGTTGAAGAAGTTCTATTTATGGAAGCGGTGGATATTATCGAACCTCATGACGAAGGGCTGAAGCTCGTCGATATTTACGGCAAGCAAAAGTTTATCAGAGCGAGTATAAAGGATATGAATTTGCTCAATCATCGCATTGTGCTTGAGAAAGGTTGA
- a CDS encoding tautomerase family protein, whose amino-acid sequence MPMIHFDGPVLTMDQKRSLIHGISQAASQATGLPMASFTVVLDEHEYSNFGIGGEVLVESNFWAKVKEIKD is encoded by the coding sequence ATGCCAATGATTCACTTTGATGGTCCTGTACTTACTATGGATCAGAAGCGAAGTCTAATTCATGGAATATCCCAAGCAGCCTCTCAAGCAACAGGATTGCCAATGGCCTCCTTTACTGTTGTTCTCGATGAGCATGAGTACAGCAACTTTGGTATCGGGGGAGAAGTATTGGTTGAGTCTAATTTTTGGGCTAAGGTTAAAGAGATTAAGGACTAA